The following DNA comes from Castor canadensis chromosome 4, mCasCan1.hap1v2, whole genome shotgun sequence.
CAGCCCTTCAAGTTCTCAAGTGTGCATCCAGAGAATTTTCTAGCCCTTCAGCTGCAGCCTGAATATATTTTCAATGAGCAAACCATGGGCAGGCTTCTCCTCAGCTAAGTTTGAGAAAAGTCTTTTGTTTCATGGCAGGAGAAGACCCTCGGGAGACAGTCAGATTGCATTCACCTCAGACATACTGGAAGACTAtgagaaaggagaggatgaaggttactgaggaagaaagaaaaaaggtgtcTAGTGATGAAAGTAAGGCACTTGGGCAGAATGACAAATCACCCAACAGGGTTTGAACACCATTTGGCAATTGTCAGATCTGAGTATTTGTCCCAGAAATGCAGGTGGCAAATTCTCTCAACTGACCTATCACACTCACACTAGTGTATTTATAAAATGGGGTATGTTGTAGCAAtcactgaaacttttttttttttttttttgagacaaagtcttgctatgtagcccaagctggcctcaatctcaccaatctccttccttcacctcctgagtgctaggattacagtcgtgcGTGCCACTGAGACATGTTTATTGACAGTTCCAaatctattatttcttttgtcatgGATGTATCCCTGGTACCTAGCGTGGAGTTGATGCTTGAATGTGTTGCaaaagtctcacatttttttaatgtctgaCAGGGTGCTGTGGTTTTAGGCTAAGGTTTGTTTTCCTCTACTGTGTACCATCCTAAGGCTGCTCACAGGGAGAGTCCCAGGACAAAATAAAACACTTAATTTCAATTCAGGATGATCTGAATGATCTCTTTatagatataaataaatgcatcTGAAGAAGTCTACTCCACCCTTGGCTTTTTCCTTAGATGGCTTTAATATGTCACATTTTCCCTAGGTTCAGGGTCGGAGGGAGAAGATGGTTTCCAGGTAGAGTTGGAGCTAGCGGAGTTGACACTGGGGACCCTGCATCTTCGTGAGTTTGAGGAATTGCCCAAgcggaggagaagaaaaaggaataaggatAAAAGTCGAGACCAGGAGACTAGGAAACATATTTCTCTTCTCCAGCAACCTCAAGAAGATGAGCCCTTCTCACCACCAGCCCAGGTGGTTGCAGCCCCTTTGAGCCCTTCGGTCCAAGCGGCCAAGCAGCTCTGGGATGTGCTTCTAGCTGCTTGTCGAGCTGGAGACATTGGAGCACTGAAGCTCCAGATAGCTGCTGGGCTTGAAGACCCTGGAGTTATATCCCTACTTAATGCCCCCTTGGGCTCCGGTGGCTTTACTCTCCTTCATGCAGCAGCCGCAGCTGGGAGGGGCTCAGTAGTTCGTCTGCTGCTGGAGGCAGGTGCTGACCCCACCATACAGTAAGTAAGAGTTTCGACAGAGGATAATTTGATGACTCATGTTGACATTGGCTACTTGACATTCCTTGGTTTGGTTGGATGATGTTTAGAAAGGCAGGAGGCAAGGTGTACTCATTTTGGGGTTTTTGCACTTAGGGACTCCTGGGCTCGGCCGCCTTATACTGTGTCAGCTGACAGATCAACACGTAATGAGTTCCGAAGGTTCATGGAGAAGAATCCAGATGCCTATGATTACAAGAAGGCTCAGGTCAgctggaaaaagaaggaaatagagtGGGAAGACATCATAGATCTTTGCTAGGTCCTTTCCTTGCAGTATTATGAGGGGTAGCACGTGTGGGTCTTATCTTCTGCAAATCCTTTAGGTGCCAGGGCCACTGACCTCAGAAATGGAGGCAAGGCAGGCTACACGGAAAAGGGAGCAGAAGGTAGCTCGGCGGCAACGGGAGGAACAGCAACAGAAGCAGCGGGAGCAGGAGGAACGGGAGCAAGCAGAGCAACAGCGATTTGCTGCGCTCAGCGACCGAGAGAAGGTGAGGTTATTCCATAGTTTGGCTTTAGAGGTTTTATACCCTCCCCAGAGTGCAACTTTCACTTCTTGGGCACGCTGTTCACCACTGGGGCTTTGTGCTTAACATAACTTCTCTGTTTCTCAGAGAGCACTGGCTGCAGAGCGCCGACTGGCTGCCCAGTTGGGAACCCCTAGCCCTCCAATCCCTGACTCTGCAGTCATCAATGCTGGGTATGGAACTAGGGAATGAGTGAAGGGGTGGATCCTAATGTTGGAGGGACTATTTGGAGCAAGTGGAGTGAATGCCTATATGGTATTCAGAAGGGTTGTTGAGGGATTTGAGATATTTTGGAACCCTTGAGGGCTGGGGAAAGCTTAGATTGGAAAGTTTCTGGGGTACCTGTccagccatttttcttttgtctgttcAGACGCTGCTGGAATTGTGGGGCATCGCTCCAAGGCCTTATTCCCTTTCACTACCTCGACATCTCTTTCTGCTCCACACGTTGCCTCCAGAATCATCGCTGTCGGGCAGGAAGGCCTTCTTCCTGATCTCTTACAGTTCCACCTGGAGCCAACTGTATACCCCAAGAGAGCACATTCACATGAGCTCTAGGTTTCTTCTTCCCCATGAAGTCACAGATTATTTGGAAGATTAGGGTGAGGGACACTCAGGAACCAGGACAAAGACAGGGCCACAGAGGTGTGTGGAGCTGGTACTGTCTCTGGAACTTTTTAATCACAATAAAGTTTGGTAAGGAAACTGTACTTGTACTTATATTCAGAGGCATTCTAGCCTTTGGTTCTTTGTGGTTACTGTGCCAGCACCAAAGGATCCTGCCCACTCCATGTCCTAGGTTCAAGGGTCAGCTTTCTTCAGTGACCACTTAACTCCATTGGATCATAGGCATTTTGTGTATCTGAGAGGGAATAGATATATGTCCTATGTAAGGTACTGTTGAGAATTGGCTTATCCAAAAATTGAATTTGGGGATTGGGAGGCACATTTTCTAGCTCCAGCACTGTGATTTTGTTGACTCCCCTAGGAAACAGTAGGAGTTTTGGCACGTAGAGCGTCTGTTGTGGCCCCCGCTTTGTCCAGTACCGGCCCAAGTTAAACCCATTGATCCAGACTTGGCCCTGTgagaaggagggagtggggagaagaaagagtCAGCTCTCTAAGGGGTAGAATCATCCCCTTGGGGGTTTCTAATCAGAGAAGTAATTTCTGTTCCCtcctttcatgttttttcctttattaccaCCAGTAGCATACCTTGGTCCATCCAGGTAGATACAGAAATGTGTCTCCAACTGATTTTAAAATTGGAAACATTGTAGAGTAGAAGGTAGGGCCAGAGGGAACTTCAGGCTGTGCTCCTTTCAGCAAGTGAAGGGGAGTCCACCACTTTACAAGTTTATCAATTTTCAGAGGGAACATCATCCACTCAGTAAGGATTGTTTGCCCCAGAACTGGTGGCTCTAACAGACCCTGTGAAGAGGCAAATGAGAAGTCATCATTCACTAAGCTCAAAGGCCACACTATCCCTAATCAGGGCCTAGAATGTAACTATCCATGTTGAGATCCCTACAAGCCACTATTTCTCTGCCTAATCCTAAGGACATGGCTGTAATTTATCTTCTACTCAGCCTCTATCATTCCAAGGGAGGTAGTCAGTAAAAAtactggggaaaagaaagaataggCAAAAACCCATCTTACCTTGAAGTCACTGTGGTTAGACCCAAAACTGAGCCTCCCCATGTTCTCCAGCAAGATATCCAGTTTGGCCCCCATTTTTCCAGTCAAAAATAGTTGGTTTTTCATATTTCGCTCCAGAACACCCTGAAATACCTATACATAAGAGATAGGATCTATGAAAGGAAGGATCCAGCATAGCTCTAGTTCTTGGTAACTGCACATGGAGCCACATTAGAACACTTATTTGGAGGGCAGGAAGAATGGTGACCATCTGTCAGTTATCCACTATCCATTCTAGAACTCTATCCTTAATCAAACTCTTCTTCATTCCTACTTATAACCCTGAACTCTCTACAGAAAGGATGGAGATGGGGAAACAAGGCTATAGAGTgctggaaaaggaaggaagttagggTCACATTAGCCTGGAATTAGGTTCTTACCCCATCCACCATCACATAGGCACGATCATGGACTCCATTATTTGGCACCCAGAATGGTGCTGGTTCAAAAATGGTGTCTGTCAGGTAGGTTCGGTATAACATAAAGCCATGGTCCTGGATATGGAAGAATGAGTAGTTTAAGATGAACTGAGAGATAAGAAAGGACTCTTGGTAGCTAGAAGGAGCTTTTGGCTACAGCTTTTGAGGGGATGTCTGCCATTCCCAGCAAATGTGAGTTAATGCCTTACCTGCTTGACAGCCTCAAAGGTCATTGGCAAAAATGAACGGATGGGTCCCTGGGGGCAGAGAAAGTCTAGGAAAGCCAGCAAATTTCCATCCTATTAGAATAAGGAATAAGAATCAGAATCTAAGAGGGAAGTTCCTTGATGAAGGGCAGGACAGGGAAGgctatttagaaaagaaagatgtaGAATCAGAAAGAAactgggtgccaggggctcacggctatcatcctagctactcaggaggcagagatcaagaagatcaaggtttgaagctatcccaggcaaatagttttgcaagaccctatctcaaaaaaaaaagcccttcacaaaaaaggggctggtgaagtggctcaagatgtaggccctgagctcaagccccagtactgcaaaaaaaaaaaaaaaagaatcagaaaagatGGGGAGGAACTTACCAGGTTCAGTGTCAAAGGTCCAAGCTTCATCTTGGGGCTTGGGGGAGGTAAAGGTCCCAAGGGAACTTCCTGGAACTGAGCCCAAATTCTCTCAGGAGCCAGTAGGAGCCACAGAAATTCCCATCCCAAGGTCTTAAAGATGGTTTTTCACATAGGGCCCAGAGAAGGGCTTCAGGAGGTCATGAACACCCTATAATTTTGTACATGTATGACTTTCCAGATAGTCCCATTTGAATGAGTGGGAAGTGCTTCCTTGGAATGTTCAGAGGGTTCTGTGGCCCAGACAACCACCACCAATTTATAGGGTCCCTTTACAATTTGGGCACTCCTAGCTCCCAAGTTAATAAAAGGGCACCTTGCTGATGACATTTCGAAGAGCAAAAAGCTTAGGTGTGGGGTCCCCTGCTTCAGATATGGGTGCATCGTAGTCATAGCTGGTAGTAATTGGAAGGAATCGTCCCTTGTCATCAGCACCTGAGGTTGAACCAATTTAAATAATTCAACATATGTTTTGGGTGATAGGCACTAAACAAAGAGCTTCACGTAGAGAATTTTGCCATCAGAGAGGGCAATGGTAGCCATATCCAGCTTCTAGACATCCTAATCCACCTAGCCCTTAGATACTGATTCCTTGTTACTTCTCTGCCTCTGTCCCAGGGATGACCTGTACTCACCATTCCAGTATCCAAAATTGGTACCTCCATGAAACATGTACCTAAAGTGGGGGAGGGTGGGAAAGAGAGGTAAAAGCTGACCCATTGGATCTTAACTTTTATACCCAACTCCCAGTAACAGATTCATACTGTGCTCCAGTTACATGTTTACACTGGCTCCCAACTTGAGCATGTTTTCTAGTCCTTGGGTTACAGCTGGAATGGACCGTGTAGAGTGATTCTGACCCCAGTAATCCAGCCAGCCTGTGTAGTACTCAGAGTTCACCTAGAATGTGAGTGAAAGGAGCCATGAGTGAGGTAAGAACCAAGCCAAGCTATTGCCACCAGACTCTTGCTTTAATTTCCCTTCCATATAGCCCCTTACCAATGGCCCACGGGGTTCATACTTCCGAAGCAGGGTAAAGATTTTGGTAATGTTGTCAGCTACAGAAAGAAGGcaagaataaaagataaatatcacaGAAGAGGTACCCCTTTCTCAGACTCCTCTCTTAACCCTTGTTTAGGAGACCTGGACCAAAATCTATAGTGGTATAGAGTCCCTGGAGGGAGCCACATTTGAGTCCTTCAGGCCCATCTGTGGTGAAGAGCAAGATTTCATCTCCTAGGAATGTACGGAAGAGCCCAGCCAGGTGTCTCAAGTAGTTGAAGTCACAGGCTTTGTAGCTACCATATTCATTCTCCACCTGcccaagggaaagggaaagaggtgCTCAGCTATGAGGTAGAGAGGATTAAGGACCCCTTCTACCTCCTTCCCCTTGCCCAGTCTACTTCCTACTGATACCTGAATGCTAATGATGTTGCCCCCATTGTGGTAGAGAAACGGATATATCTTGGGCAGCAAGACCTTGAACCAGGAATCCACCGCGGCAAGAAAGTCTAGAAGAAGGAGCAGCACTCCGCTCATTGAGGCCATCACACCTCCACACCCCGCCCCCAGCATTCTTGCTGGCAACTTCAGTGCTGCCTTCTGGCTACAGCTTCCATTCCCCTTGCCCACAACTAAATGTGGGAAGCAGTGACTCTTAGAAGAAACTCTTCTTTTAAGGcagtttatttgaattttatttaaatgctcagaaaattttaaagttccAGAGGGCTTATAATGTGAAGGTTTAGTATCGAGTTACAGGCAGGTGCTGGCGGACACCAAAGACTGTGCTATATAGGGGACTTTTGTCCCtcatttctgcttctagtccttgCCTCATGGTGCCCTATGAGTTTTCATTGGTTTTACACAAAGCTAGCAGGTCACAaatgataataacaacaaaaatgcctGCATCtatcatcaattttttttctgaacacCTTATGCAGCATCCTAGAAGACTCTTAACCCTaagcatttataaatttatatgctaGTGGAATTGGAATGTAGGAAATCTTCAAGTAGTGTTTCCCAGAAAAATACGTAATTTCATGAAATGCATTTagggaaaatgtgaaaaatttaaaaataaaacaagtacatGTAAAAgtctattatataatatatagggctattattatataattaactTATACCTGAGATTGTTGTGACATCATTTGGGAATTCACAGAAAAATAGGGTGTCTGACTTGCACCCTTGTGTCACTAAGAAGTCCAGGTGATGTAGGTCAGCACTTGAAAGATCATATTAAACATCATGTCTTAAATTCTCAATTCCTGCCTTGTGATTTTTGTGATTTACCCTCAAAGTCTTCATGAATGTTCTTTCCTTGCCTAACACTTGTTCTACCCTCCTTTACCTAAAGGGACACAGGACAAACAAGGGAAACCAGTTAGGAAGCAATGAGATAGGAAGCTATAAAGATAAGTGAGCTAAGAGAGGTGGTTTGGGCCAGGAGAGTGGCCCAATGGGGATGATAGAAAGTAGTTAAATTCAGTCTTGTTGAGGGTAAAGCTGACAGGATTTTCTGGTGGAGTGAATGCACAATATGAGCGAAAAGCAGGCATGAAGAATTACACCATAGTATTTAGCTGCTCAGTTGGAAAATGGAGTTGCTTTTAACTGAGATGAGATTGTAGAAAAAGCTGATTTTGGGGGCAATACCAGGAGCTTAGTTGTATCattacactttttatttatttgtattacaCTTTATTTGAATGTAGATATAACTTAGGAGTATGTGTGGAAGTCATGGGAAAGGCCATGGCTATAGAGATAATATACTTCAGGGTCGTTAGCTATTAGATGAATTTTAATTCCATCATGTGAATGAATTTATCATCTAgggaatgaggacagaaaaaagcaTTGGAGTACTGAGTCCTGACACACTCTAGCACttagaataaaggaaaataaaaaaacagtaaaaaactgAGACTGGGTGGTCAGAAAGATTGGAAAGGGAGCAAGGGCAGGGATCAGGTAGTGAGGCATCATGGGAGAGGAGAAGAGTGTATTTCAAAGAACAGAATGACCAACTCTGAGTGCTACTGACTGGTTAAGGAGGATGAAGCCTCAGAGATGATGGATTTCACAATGTACTGGTCACTGGTGCTCTTGAACAGAACATATACTGAATGTTGGTGTTCCACtaatactttacttttttttttggtggtgctaggatttgaactcaagggtctcatatttgctaggcaggtgctctactatgtgagccattccacaagcccttttttttgtgttgggctttAAAGATAATGGCTTGCAATAAAAAgtatggggtctcatgaactattttccctgggctggcttcgaaccgcaatcctcctgatctctgcctcctgagtagctagaattacaggcataagccactggcacccaggtaatactttaaatatatttcacaGTTGACTTGGGAAATGCTATAAGGGGCATAAAGCTGTCCAGCACCCTAAACTGTTTTCATCTGCACCCACAGCTGCCTCTGTGTTCCCCATGTTAGTAAATGGTACTACCATCTTGACTGGCCAGAAactcattcctttcttttcctaccCACACTGCCCCTGCTACTCCCCTTCCAATCATAATCTATTAACAATTCCTTTTTATCTCCAAACTATATCTTAATTTGCCCTCTTCATTTCTATCACCATCACCTTGGTCCAGGCACTGGATCTCTGTTCTCAACTACAGAAATAACCTTgattcatttctccacccttgtTCCCTTCAAGCCACTTGACACATCCAGGCTAAAGTAATATTAAAGACCATGCTACATCTCTGGTTAAATGTTTTCAATGGCTTTTTATTGTACTTGGAATAAACTACTAACCCAGTACTCTATCATGGCTCTAATTTCATGTCATGCTGCTCTTTCCCTCCCCTGGACTGGAATGTTCTTGCCTCACTCTTCACATGACCAATGCTTTCCTTCCCTAGATAGCTGAGATGCCACCTTCTCAGAAAAGCCTTTCCTGATCACCCTGCCAAAAAAGAGGCTTTCTCTATTACTATCTGAACTAGTTTATTTAATTCTTTGTGTATCATGTTTATAGCTTATAAtctttatttgttgattttttttccccagtgtgcCTTCCACATTCAAAAGCTTTGTTGCACAGGGACTGGGTCTGTCTGGTCTCAGTTTCTAGCATCCTTCTGGGTATGAAGGACACAATATTTGAATGAATGACTTCCAAGTTGAGGATGGTCTCTTCTGTTTGTTTGAGCACTCAAGTGAcccatctttttgttgttggctTTTTTCCTGTGTTAAATCTATTGTCTCAACTCACCTGGATCTGAGGTTCTCAGATGAATTTTAGGTTTACGCAGCAACCAGGATGGGAGACCCCCCTTGAGAAAAACATAAAGACAACAAAGAAGGATGTAGGTTTTGTTTTGAGGTTCAATGGAGGAGATAAGGGGAAGGAGTACAGCACTGGAAATGGCCCTGAAGTGTGGGCAAAGAGGTGTCATCTAGAAACCCAACATGGATGGCTTTGATTCTGTCCCTTCTCCTACTAACTCACCATCTCCCACTCTGCACAGATGTAAGGTCCTGGTCTCAATATGACCAGTAGGTTCGCCATAGCTGCCTCATGCAGAAAGGCCAAAAGGTCGCGGCTGCCATTAAAGTTATAGACCCCAGGCTCTGGCTCATGGTAGTTCCAGGGCACATAACTGAGAAAAGAGGTTAAGAGGACCCAAGATGGGGAGATAGGAGGGAGGCCTAAGACCCAGGCCTTGAAGGGAATCTCCAGAAAACAGTTGGAAGGAAGTCCTGCCCACCCTTTCCCATCCTTGCCCCAGAAGCCCTGGAGCCTCTTCAGACCCAGGTAGTTTTCCAGTCCGGACCAGCTTCCTAAGGGGCAGTAGGAACAGCAAATCCCGCCCTTTCATGGCTCTCACAACACTTCTTACAACTGTACGGCGTTGAGGCCACTCATTCGCATTTTGAAAAGCCGGTCTGCCCAAAGCACCCGGGGTACCCGAAAGTAGTGCAGGCTGCCAGACACGTAGCTGAACGGGACCCCATCCAGGAGGAACCTGTCATTGTCCCGATCCACTACAAAAGACCGAGCGTCAGCCTGCAAAGGGAGAGAGCCGGTGCTCAGCAGAGGTCTGGAGTGAAAACGCTTGCGAATAGCTGAGGATATAGACTTGGTCCTGCTAGCCATTTGCTGGATAATTTTCTCTTCTGCCAGATCTGTTCCCGCTGATCCGCACCCGGCCGGCTGGGTCGAGCCTCTCAAATTACCTGGGGcggtagcagcagcagcagcagcagcagcagcagcagcaggagcggCTGCAGCAGGAAAGGAAGGTAGGAGGGCTTCTTGGGAGCCATGGCGCTTCCAGGGCTCTTCTAGTCTGAGCCGTTGGTCCAACCTCACGTGTCGGGTTCCTGGGAGGAAACCTCAGTGAGCAAGGGGGCGGACACCACCTCAAGTTTCCAGGTGGCTAAGCTGGACTTTGTCTTGAAGCCACCAACCATGGGCTACTCTGTAAAATTCTCTAGTTTTTGCTCCTTAAAGTGCAGCTTACGCAGGTCacaggggctcatgcctgcatcccaactactcaggaggtggagatcaagaggattgtcatttcaggctagccctggcaaaaagttagctagaccctatctcagacCCATCTCAaccccaggtgtggtggtacacacctgcaatcctagataggagggaggtggaggtaggagtgaggtctgaggccaacctgggcaaaaacaagaccctagctgaaatataagcaaaaaaaggactggggtatggctgAAATGGTACACAGCAAGCAAAAGGCCCCAAGTTgggctggggttatagctcagtggttaagtatCTGACTGGCatacagaaggccctgggttcaattccccactactgcaaaaaaaaaaaaaaagagaggccccaagttcaaaccccagtactgccaaaaacaaacccCACACAGTTCAGGAACCAGTTTCATCAGCAGGAAGTTTGTTACAAATGCAGAATctcaaaaggagaagaagaagaaaagaaatgcagaatctccTGTCTTACCTCAGACCTGTAGAATCAGAATTTGTATTTTAACAAGGCTCCCAGGCAATCCTAAGCACACTTAAGATTGAGAAGCACAGCTCTACTACATCAAGCTCCCTGAGAGCAAGAGTGCTTCATagtagggctggggtgtggctcaagtggtagagcacctacctagtaagcacaaggccctgagttcaaaccctagtactgaaaaaaaacaaaaaaaaaggagtgctTTGTCGGTTTTGAATCTTAAGCATCTAGCACAGGGCCCAGCACATAGCAAGTTAATAATCTAGATGAATGGATGTCAGAACTAAGGTCTAAAACGGACTCAGAAACACAATGGAAATCATAGGGAAATTACTGTGATCACACGGATGTGAAAAGGGAGTGTGTTGGGGGGGGACCAAGTGTTACCAGGGCTCATCTGTTTAAGGAAAACAGTCACCCTGGCAAGTCCACACCTCTGAAGGCAAGAGATGTCAAGGGTAACGGCTTGGTGCCAAACCTTGGGAATCTGTGAATTTCTATTCCTCCTGCCTTCACAGTCCCAAGCCTGGGATGTGAGAATCAGGGTAGTAAGTAATGACTATTACTCCTGTTTATCGACACTTACTGAGGGCTCTGTGTCAGATCTTGCGCTAAGCACCATTATATCTCACTTCACCTTCAAACCACCACGAAataattattctcattttgacagatgagaaaactaaaggaTGGAAACATTAAGTAGCCTGTCCAAGGGCACACTAACTCTAGTTTAGTAGAGTTGGGATTGGAAGGAGTCAGTTTGGCTTCAAGTTCATGCCCTTAACCTTAGGTACTATTAGGTCTGTTTTACAGCTATGAAAAGGGGGGATCTGAGAGGGTAACTTGCTGCAGGTTGCATGGCTAGGAGGCCTTTAGGGCTGGACTTAGAAACTGGTCCAAGAGTGAACTCTTTACTACTGACACTATAGTAGGATACAGTCCTGAGCCCTTAAAATGGTAGAGGATCAGAAGCTCCAAGCGTCCTAGCCGCCATCACTCGCCCCTCCCTGGCCTATAGTAGGCCGCTTTCTGATCCCAGAGCGCGGAAGGTCTGAGGCCTCCTACCTCCGACATTGGGAGATGGAGGTCCTGGGGTCCTCGGGCCGAGCTGGCTTTGCTCTCCTTTGGAGTAAGTGTCTGCGTCTTGACCCCTACTGAAGGCCAACCGGGGAACCCAGTTCTGGAACACGTCCACCCGCAAGTCTAGCCCGCCCTCACATCCTCCGGATGCCGAGCAGTTGCTAGGATACGGCGGGGCCGTTAATGCGTCGCGGACTGATGATGTAACAGCTGCTTCCGGTCCCAGGCGCTTCGTTCGGGCCCGAGCCAGGTCAGTGGGGATTGCAGGCTGGCAGACCTGGGGCTCCGCACCgggaggtggggggtgggctCTTCCAGAGGCGCGCCGGAGCCGTGCACCTCCTCTGGGAGGTGCCCTGCCTTCGCCACCCCACGGGCATGGGAGCAGGACTTGCCCGAAGGTGGGCCGGGGTTCAAGGAAGCGGCCTGGCAGACACGACGTGGCCCGAGGCTTTAAAACACCTGACCCCAGCCTCGGAGTGAGCGTCGCTAGAGCCTGTTTTCTCTAGACCGGAATCTAGGTTCCGAGACCTGGGCCTGAGCCCTCCGCAGTGGTACTTCAAGGGCCGTCTGGATGGTGCCGGACCCGCGACCTGCCGTTGTTTTCCTTCCAGCATGATCTGCTGGGCCCCCAGTGCATCGCCTAGAAGAGGCCACTTATCCTGGACCAGCCTTTCGGCAGCCAGAGACCGTCCTTGAGGAGGATGACTGAGACATTATGGGTCACGCACTGTGTGTCTGCTCTCGGGGAACTGTCATCATTGACAATAAGCGTTACCTCTTCATCCAGAAACTGGGGGAGGGGTGAGTGTTTGGAAGTTACTTAGCCAGTCTCCAGTGGTATGGTCGTTGAGGGACAACGGTCTGCACATGATAGTGGCACAAGGATCTGATCCCTGTCCTTTGCCTCACCTGAGagagcctagctgaatagtcaaGAAAGTGGATATTCTCTTAGAATCCACCTTGTGTGACCTTGGTAAGCTGTGGTTTCTACATCTGCTTGATGGAGAGTATCATGCCTTACTGAGGGAGTAGtacagattaaatgagataatgtatgtaaAATTTCTCAGCCATGCCTGGATCATAAGCATGGCTATGAGttatttaatatttactgagcatctgtCATATGCAGAGCATTGTATTAGAATCATATGACCCCAGTGATTTCTGTGTCCCTGCTGTTGAGAAGCTCAAACCATGGTAGCCTTCCAACTTATCTTAGAGCCACATCTGGGAAGGGTTTCTTGCTCAATTTGATAGGCACCCCTTCCCAAGGGAACTCCTCTAGGTCCAAGCCATGTGGGAGATGACCTTGGTCCTTCACTGACCCCTTTGGCCCACAGTGGGTTCAGCTATGTGGACCTAGTGGAAGGGTTACATGATGGACACTTCTACGCCCTGAAGCGAATCCTGTGTCACGAGCAGCAGGACCGGGAGGAGGCCCAGCGGGAAGCAGACATGCATCGCCTCTTCCATCATCCCAACATCCTTCACCTTGTGGCTTACTGTCTGAGAGAGCGGGGTGCTAAGCATGAAGCTTGGCTACTGCTACCCTTCTTTAAGGTCAGAAAGACTCCAGGTTATGGAGGGGTTGCAACAGAGTCACCTACTGAGGGCTGTGTGAACAGCCTAGCGTGTTAGGAAATGGGTCATG
Coding sequences within:
- the Ankzf1 gene encoding tRNA endonuclease ANKZF1 isoform X1 yields the protein MSPASAAAPAPALVSLFDLSAAAPILQGLSLVSHAPGEDLAGAPRSSCPGSGERASPKKKVLQGPLDISVKLFCSACDQTFQNHQEQREHYKLDWHRFNLKQRLKNKPVLSAVDFEKQSSTGDLSSISGSEDSDSASEGLQILHEERAEFEKPNRPGGFCPHRVLFQNAHGQFIYAYRCVLGPHQVSPREAELLLQNLQSGGPRYCVVLMAAAGHFAGAIFQGREVVTHKTFHRYTVRAKRGTAQGLQDAQGRASRSAGANLRRYNEATLYKDVRDLLAESGWAKALGEAGTILLRAPRSGRSLFFGGNGAPLQREDPRLWDIPLNTRRPTFGELQRVLQKLTTLHVYGEDPRETVRLHSPQTYWKTMRKERMKVTEEERKKVSSDESSGSEGEDGFQVELELAELTLGTLHLREFEELPKRRRRKRNKDKSRDQETRKHISLLQQPQEDEPFSPPAQVVAAPLSPSVQAAKQLWDVLLAACRAGDIGALKLQIAAGLEDPGVISLLNAPLGSGGFTLLHAAAAAGRGSVVRLLLEAGADPTIQDSWARPPYTVSADRSTRNEFRRFMEKNPDAYDYKKAQVPGPLTSEMEARQATRKREQKVARRQREEQQQKQREQEEREQAEQQRFAALSDREKRALAAERRLAAQLGTPSPPIPDSAVINAGRCWNCGASLQGLIPFHYLDISFCSTRCLQNHRCRAGRPSS
- the Glb1l gene encoding beta-galactosidase-1-like protein isoform X1, which encodes MAPKKPSYLPFLLQPLLLLLLLLLLLLLPPQADARSFVVDRDNDRFLLDGVPFSYVSGSLHYFRVPRVLWADRLFKMRMSGLNAVQFYVPWNYHEPEPGVYNFNGSRDLLAFLHEAAMANLLVILRPGPYICAEWEMGGLPSWLLRKPKIHLRTSDPDFLAAVDSWFKVLLPKIYPFLYHNGGNIISIQVENEYGSYKACDFNYLRHLAGLFRTFLGDEILLFTTDGPEGLKCGSLQGLYTTIDFGPADNITKIFTLLRKYEPRGPLVNSEYYTGWLDYWGQNHSTRSIPAVTQGLENMLKLGASVNMYMFHGGTNFGYWNGADDKGRFLPITTSYDYDAPISEAGDPTPKLFALRNVISKFQEVPLGPLPPPSPKMKLGPLTLNLDGNLLAFLDFLCPQGPIRSFLPMTFEAVKQDHGFMLYRTYLTDTIFEPAPFWVPNNGVHDRAYVMVDGVFQGVLERNMKNQLFLTGKMGAKLDILLENMGRLSFGSNHSDFKGLLEPPVLGQTILTEWMMFPLKIDKLVKWWTPLHLLKGAQPEVPSGPTFYSTMFPILKSVGDTFLYLPGWTKGQVWINGFNLGRYWTKRGPQQTLYVPKLLLFPRGVNKITVLELENVPPNPQIQFLDKPILNSTLHRTYIYSLSDTQNAYDPMELSGH
- the Glb1l gene encoding beta-galactosidase-1-like protein isoform X2; the encoded protein is MAPKKPSYLPFLLQPLLLLLLLLLLLLLPPQGGLPSWLLRKPKIHLRTSDPDFLAAVDSWFKVLLPKIYPFLYHNGGNIISIQVENEYGSYKACDFNYLRHLAGLFRTFLGDEILLFTTDGPEGLKCGSLQGLYTTIDFGPADNITKIFTLLRKYEPRGPLVNSEYYTGWLDYWGQNHSTRSIPAVTQGLENMLKLGASVNMYMFHGGTNFGYWNGADDKGRFLPITTSYDYDAPISEAGDPTPKLFALRNVISKFQEVPLGPLPPPSPKMKLGPLTLNLDGNLLAFLDFLCPQGPIRSFLPMTFEAVKQDHGFMLYRTYLTDTIFEPAPFWVPNNGVHDRAYVMVDGVFQGVLERNMKNQLFLTGKMGAKLDILLENMGRLSFGSNHSDFKGLLEPPVLGQTILTEWMMFPLKIDKLVKWWTPLHLLKGAQPEVPSGPTFYSTMFPILKSVGDTFLYLPGWTKGQVWINGFNLGRYWTKRGPQQTLYVPKLLLFPRGVNKITVLELENVPPNPQIQFLDKPILNSTLHRTYIYSLSDTQNAYDPMELSGH